In the genome of Streptomyces sp. NBC_00433, the window GCGCTGCGCACCGCCGGGCGCACCGTGCTCTTCTCCGCGCTGACGGTGGCGCTGTCGATGGCGGCGCTGCTGGTCTTCCCGCTGTATTTCCTTCGGTCGCTCGCCTACGCGGGTGTGCTGGTCGTGGTCCTCGCCGCGCTGGCCGCGCTGGTCGTGCTGCCGCCGATGCTGGCCGTGATCGGGCACCGCATCGACCGGTGGGACGTCTTCGCGCCGATCCGCCGCCGGCTGCCCGGCGCGCGGGAGCCCGAGCAGGGCGTGTGGCACCGCACCGCGATGGTGGTGATGCGCCGCCCGGTGGCCGTCGGCGGTGCGGTGGCGGTGGTCCTGGTGGCGCTGGCGCTGCCCTTCCTGCAGGCCAGGTTCGCGCTGATGGACGACCGCGTCCTGCCCCGGCACAGCGACGCGCAGGTCGCCGCGAACGTGCTGCGCGACCAGTTCCGCGAGGCGCAGACGTCGCCCGACGTGGTGGTGCTGCCCGACCTGGACGCGGCCGCGCAGAGCGGCTCGCTGGCCGCCTACGCGCAGCGGCTGTCCCGGGTGCCGCACACCGTACGGGTGGACTCCGCCGCGGGCGGCTTCAGCGCCGGCCGCCAGGTCGCCCCCGCCGCCGCCGGCTACCTCGCCCCGCGGGGCGAGGGCACCTGGCTGTCGGTGCTCTCCGACACCGACCCGTCCTCGGCGGCCGGCGAGCGGCACGCGCGCGACGTCCGCGCGGTGCCCGCGCCCGCCCTCGGGCCGGTGCTGGTGGGCGGCTCCGCGGCCACCCAGGTGGACACCAAGGACGTGCTGGCGCGGCGGCTCCCGTGGGCGGGCGGCGTGATCGCCGCCAGCATGCTGATCCTGCTCTTCCTCTTCTCCGGCAGCGTCGTCATCCCGCTCAAGCAGCTGGTGCTGAACGTCCTGAGCCTCACCGCGTCCTTCGGCGCGATGGTCTACGTCTTCCAGGACGGCCACCTCAAGTGGCTCGTCGGCGACTTCGTGAGCACCGGGCGGCTCGAAGTGACCGTGCCGATACTGATGTTCTGCGTCGCCTTCGGCCTGTCCATGGACTACAGCGTCTTCCTGCTGTCCCGGATCCGGGAGGAATACCTGGCCACCGGCGACACCACCCGCGCCGTCGCCTTCGGCCTCGAACGCACCGGCCGGCTGATCACCGCCGCCGCGCTGGTCGTCGCGACCGTGCTCGGCGCGCTCGCCACCTCGCAGCTGAGCATCCTGAAACTGCTGGGCGCCGGCCTGGCGCTGGCGGTGGTCGTGGACGCCACGCTCGTCCGCGGTCTGCTGGTGCCGGCCCTGATGCGGCTGCTCGGGCGGCACAACTGGTGGGCTCCGGGGCCGCTCAGGCGGCTCCACCGCAAGGTCGGGCTGACCGAGTCCTGACCCTGGCCGCGCGGTCGGGGCGGTGGCTGCCCGTCTCCACACGACGCTGCGTCGTGGCTTGTCGCGCAGTTCCCCGCGCCCCTTTTGGCCTGCGTCTCCTACGCCCAGGCGTTCGCCCCTGGCAGGGGCTGGGCTCTGCGCTGGAGAGTGAGCGTTTTTCAGGGGCGCGTGGGGGTACCCCCAGGCGAAGCCCTGGGGGAGAACGGAGCGCCCCGCCGACGAGGCGGGAAAGGTGACCGCCAACCGCAAGTGGCACCCGCCCGGGGGCGCGCCTCCGGATTCCGCCCGCGCGAGCGCGTCCGCGCAGGTCCGGACGGGTCCGGGCCGGTCCCACCGATCGTGCAGAAGACGTACAGAACCTCTGCAGTCCGCGCAGGACATACTGCCCCGTTGGACAGCGAAGTCCGGGTGTCGATGAGCCGACGGAACACGCAAGAGGAGCTCGTCTTGAGCACGCAAGAGGACGCGGGGGGCCGGTCCGCACCTTTCCTGGTCGCGGCGGTGGGGAAGCGGCCGTCGTTCCATCAGACCGTCACGACCGCGCTGCGGGACCTGGTCAGGGACTCCGGCCGGCTCCTGCACGACGAGGGCCCCGACGAGGACCCCGGGGAGGCCGGGCCGCCCCTCGACGCACCGGCCTACGGGCAGGTGCTCGACCGGTCCCGCCGCTTCCTGGACGCGGTGCTGCCCGACGCCGGATTCCTGCTGGTCAAGGCCGATTCGCTGGCCGATCTCGGCCGCACGCTCCGGCAGCACCCGGGCGGCACACCGGTTGTGGCACTGCTGCTGATCGACGCCGCCGCGGCCGGCGTCAGCGCGGCCCCGATGGACCGCGAACTCCGCTCGGCCCTCGACCAGCTGGGCACCGACCTGGAGGGGGCGGCGGTCTTCGAGCCGTCCGGCTGCTCCGTGGTGGTCT includes:
- a CDS encoding MMPL family transporter — encoded protein: MSATAQVPPETGSRVAPATGRLARLARLLVGRRRLALLLVGLVAVVAAVAGGGVEGMLSSGGYTPRSAESVSADRLLAQRFHAGAPDLILVARAPGGVSDGAARRAGQALTEQSARAEGVVYARSYWSTGDPTLRSRDGRTALVLVKLAGDEDAAYHRAHDLAPALQGAHGPLDVRITGLSQVNSEAEDQSSKDLTRAELLAAPLTLLILLAAFGSLLAALLPVLVGVAAVLVTYAMLAGLAQVTSVSVFALNITTALGFGLAVDYSLFIISRYREELAAGREVTEAIAAALRTAGRTVLFSALTVALSMAALLVFPLYFLRSLAYAGVLVVVLAALAALVVLPPMLAVIGHRIDRWDVFAPIRRRLPGAREPEQGVWHRTAMVVMRRPVAVGGAVAVVLVALALPFLQARFALMDDRVLPRHSDAQVAANVLRDQFREAQTSPDVVVLPDLDAAAQSGSLAAYAQRLSRVPHTVRVDSAAGGFSAGRQVAPAAAGYLAPRGEGTWLSVLSDTDPSSAAGERHARDVRAVPAPALGPVLVGGSAATQVDTKDVLARRLPWAGGVIAASMLILLFLFSGSVVIPLKQLVLNVLSLTASFGAMVYVFQDGHLKWLVGDFVSTGRLEVTVPILMFCVAFGLSMDYSVFLLSRIREEYLATGDTTRAVAFGLERTGRLITAAALVVATVLGALATSQLSILKLLGAGLALAVVVDATLVRGLLVPALMRLLGRHNWWAPGPLRRLHRKVGLTES